A stretch of DNA from Arvicola amphibius unplaced genomic scaffold, mArvAmp1.2, whole genome shotgun sequence:
TGCAAAACCCGGaggtaaacaggaagtggggaggaagtggCATAAAACGTGGGCATGGACTCCAGGAAATCCCCCACGGCATCATGGGAGGGGCGGGGCTCAGTCCACGCGCACAACCACGGCCCTGGCGACTCCGCCGCCCGGCGCCCAGCAGCGGTAGAGCCCGGCGTCCCCAGGCGCCAGCGGCCAGAGCGCGAGCCACCCACGCGGGTCCACGCGGGCGCGGGGCGGCGACGATGTCGCCGGCGAGAATGACGTCACCCACGTGCCGTCCGGCAGCTGCCACGTCACGGGCGACTTCGTCGTCGTCCCTGCGCCGCCCCGGCAGGAGAGGCGGACGCTGCTGCCCACGCGGGCGGAGACCACGGGGATGGTGGCGTCGGCCGCGCGCCACGGGGGGTCAGTGGTCACGGCGAGGCGCATGGCCACGTGGCGTCTCCCGGAAGCAAGGGCGGCAGAAGGGGCGGGGTCGGGTCCCGCGAGGACGTGGACGGTGAAGGCCGCAGAGGCGCCGCCCACCAGGCAGACGTAGTCGCCGGCGTCGAGCTCGGTCACGGGGGCCACGGAGAGGGAGCCGTCGGGCGCCACGGAGACGCGGGGGTCGCGGCTGCGGGGACAGGAAGCGGGCGTCAGGGAAACGGGAAGTAAAAGCAGGAAGTGATCAGAACCCGTGACGTCATAGGGCACCCGGAAGTCCCGCCCCATCTCACCTCTGCCACGGCAGCTGCCACACCACGCGGGGCGCCAGGTCCCCCATGGCCTCGCAGCGCAGGCGCAGCCGACTCCCGCGCCGCACGTGGACCTGTGGCCTGTTCCCGTGTGACGTCACCAGCGATGACGTCATCGACCACACGGGGTCGCGTGACACCGCGTGATGATGGCCACGAGACGCGGGTGGCGCCGGGGGCCCCAGGTGCGCGTGGATGCGCGGGGGCCGGAAGGGCAGGGTCGGCCGGGTCGCCGGGGCTGGGGGAAGGGGCGGGGTTGACCTCGGCGTGACCCCCGGGTTCAGGAAGCTGAAGCGGAAGGGGGGTGGAGCCCGTGGGGGCGGCGGCGGGGACTTGGGTTCCACTTCCGGTCTGAGGGGAAGTGGGAGCGGCGGGGATGTCACCGGGAGAGGGGGCGGGGCTAGAGATGACGTGGCATTggccacttcctgttgctgtggagGCCGCAATGACGTCATTGTCTCCTCCTCGGACTGCGAAGTCTCCGCCTCCAGCTTGGCCGGAGGAGCCCGACCCGGAAATACCAGAGGAGAAGGCGGGGCCTCGGCGGAACCGGAAGCGGAGAGGGCGTCGGGGACCGGGTGGGCGGGCGGGGCGACCGCGGCGATGTTGCCGTCAATGACGTCATTAGCGGCGCGTGCGATGACATCGCCAGCACTTGGAGCAGCAGTGACGTCATCCACTGAGCTTGCCATGGTGTTGCGAGTGACATCATCCGTGGCGGAAGCGGTGACGTCACCGGCATCCAAGGTCACAGGGGTCTCCGTGGTGACGTCATCGCTCACGACATCGTCCCGGTCGGTGACTTCGCCCAAGGACTCCTCGGTGAAGGCTGTGCTGGGGATGAGGTCACCCGCGGGGTCAGGGGTCACAAAGTTGTGGATGACATCATAGGTCGTGGCGGGCATCACGCCACGTTCTGCCTGGGTCATGACGTCATCCGAGAAGGCAGCAACGTCATCAGTCGTGGCATCCATGACGCTGTCCAAGGAAGTGGTGACATCATCGGTCAAGGCAACAGTCATGACGTCATCCGAGAACGCAATGATGTCATTGGTAGCGGAGTGGGGCGTCGTCACGCCACCCTCTGCCTCACCGGTGACGTCATAGGTCTCCGTCTCCGTCACAACGTCATCATCCGAGGACGGAGCAGTAACAGGAAGTGACGTCACCGACCGGGAACGATAGACAGGGGTCGGGGTCACGCGCCTCCTGCCCCCCTTCCTGTCCGGCTTCCGCTTTCGATTCGCCACCTCCGGGGGCGGGGCCTCGGGGACAGGAAGCTGCAGCTGCAGGGGAACCGAGGGACCGGAAGTGGGGGGCGGCGGCGTTTGGCGCCCTCGGTGCCGCATCCGCTTCCGCCCTCGCCGGCTCCGCGGGGTCGCGGTGACGTCACTGGTGGGCGTGGCCAGGGTCCCTGCCCCGGAAGTGGGGGACACGGAAGTCGTCGGCAACGGAAATCCCCACGGCCGCCACTTCCGCCTCCGGCTCCACTTCCTGTCCAGCGGGGAGGCGCCAACCGCCCCGAACCGGAAGTCGTGGACCCGGAAGCGCTGCTCAGAGGACCCGGATGCGCTGGGCGCGGGCCGCAGCCAGAAGTCGCCGCCCCCCGCGGAGGATCCCGAGTTCGAACCCGGCTGGAACCGGAACGACAGAGACGGGGATGGGACCGGAATGACGTCACGGGGGCCAGGGCGCCTTAGGGGCGTGGCCTCCGCGGacacctcctcctctgtctcctcctcctcggCGCTGGGGGCGGAGACATTGGCGGCCGTGGCATTGGGCGCGAGGACGTCGGTGGCGTTGATGACGTCGGTGGCGTTGATGACATCATAGGAGAGGTTGACTGCGGCGCTGCCGGAGACCTCGGTGGCGTTGACGTCAATGACATCATCGGATTTGATGACGTCAGGGCCCTGGGCGATGGGAACCGAGGCTTCCCCTCCGCCGACTTCCGCGTTGGTGCCTGCGACGTCAACCGTTTCCCAGGCAACCacaggggcgggggaggggaggtcgCCCCGCCCGGTTGCGGCCTCGCTGACGTCACCTCCGGCCGCCGTGACGTCGTTCCTGCCTCGGACCCGGGCGAGGACGAGGGCCCAGCGGGCGGGGCTGACGCGGGGGTTGCTCACGAGCCTGACTTCCGGTTCCGGTCCCACTGGGGATTCCGGGGTCCTCGTGTGCAGCGTCCCCGGTTGCCCCGGCGACGGAGAGGGTCCAGGCGGCGCCGTTTCCGCTGGGGCCGGGGTCGGTTTCCGGCGCCTGGCGTGCGACTTCCGGTGCTGCTTCCTCCCGGTTCCGGGTTCGGCCGCGGTCGCTTCCGGTTTCCCTGCCGCCCACTTCCTGCTTCCGGGACTCGATGTCCGGTCCCCGCCGCTGACGTCACCGCCCGCGTCACCCACCGCGACCTCCACGGCGAAGGCGTCGCTGCCGGCCGCGTTCACGGCCACGCAGCGGAAACGCCCGGCGCCGCCCTCGCCCCGCAGCGGCGTCAGCGCCAGACTTCCGGTTCCGTCCACGGCGGCGCCGTCCGATGACGCGCTCTCCCCGCGACGCAGCAGCCGCCCGCCCGGAAGCTCCCAGGCCAGGGCGGCGGGGACGGCGCCGGAGACGGCGCAGGGCAGCGTCAGCGCAGCGCCCGG
This window harbors:
- the LOC119805737 gene encoding nascent polypeptide-associated complex subunit alpha, muscle-specific form-like is translated as MTVALTDDVTTSLDSVMDATTDDVAAFSDDVMTQAERGVMPATTYDVIHNFVTPDPAGDLIPSTAFTEESLGEVTDRDDVVSDDVTTETPVTLDAGDVTASATDDVTRNTMASSVDDVTAAPSAGDVIARAANDVIDGNIAAVAPPAHPVPDALSASGSAEAPPSPLVFPGRAPPAKLEAETSQSEEETMTSLRPPQQQEVANATSSLAPPPLPVTSPPLPLPLRPEVEPKSPPPPPRAPPPFRFSFLNPGVTPRSTPPLPPAPATRPTLPFRPPRIHAHLGPPAPPASRGHHHAVSRDPVWSMTSSLVTSHGNRPQVHVRRGSRLRLRCEAMGDLAPRVVWQLPWQSRDPRVSVAPDGSLSVAPVTELDAGDYVCLVGGASAAFTVHVLAGPDPAPSAALASGRRHVAMRLAVTTDPPWRAADATIPVVSARVGSSVRLSCRGGAGTTTKSPVTWQLPDGTWVTSFSPATSSPPRARVDPRGWLALWPLAPGDAGLYRCWAPGGGVARAVVVRVD